The following is a genomic window from Ancylomarina subtilis.
TCCGGTTTCGACCGTTATTACCAAATTGTAAAATGTTTCCGCGACGAAGACCTTCGTGCTGACCGTCAGCCTGAGTTTACTCAGATTGATTGTGAGATGGCATTCGTTGAACAAGATGATATCTTAAATACTTTCGAAAGCCTAACCAAACATTTATTCAAAAAATTGAAAGATGTTGAATTAAACTTCGATTTCCCTAAGTTGGACTATGCTGATGCCATGAAATACTATGGTAACGATAAGCCTGACACCCGTTTCGATATGAAATTTGTTGACCTTAGTGTTATTGCTAAAGGGAATGATTTCAAAGTATTTGATGATGCTGAATACATTGGTGCAATCTGTGCGACAGGATGTGCAAACTACACTCGTAAGCAATTGGATAAGCTAACTGACTTTGTGAAAAAACCACAAATCGGCGCTAAAGGTTTGGTTTACGTTAAATATAACGAAGATGGTTCATTCAAATCATCTGTAGATAAATTTTACTCTGCCGAGCACCTTCAAAAATGGGCTGATGCTTGTCAGGCAAAACCTGGTGACTTATTATTAATTCTTGTTGGTGATCGCAACACAACACTCCCTCAACTTTCGGAGTTGCGTCTTGAAATGGGGTCTCAACTTGGACTTAGAGATAATACGAAATTCTCTCCTCTTTGGGTTGTTGACTTCCCTCTATTGGAATGGGATGAAGATTCTAAGCGATTCCACGCCATGCACCATCCGTTTACATCACCTAAAAAAGAGGATCTACACTTGTTAGAGACTGATCCGGGAGCTGTTCGCGCAAATGCTTATGACTTAGTTATTAACGGTGTTGAAATTGGAGGTGGTTCTATTCGTATTCACGATACAGACCTTCAAGCTCAAATGTTTAAGCATTTAGGTTTCACAGATGAAGAAGCTCAAGAGCAATTTGGATTCCTAATGAATGCGTTCAAATATGGTGCACCTCCACATGGTGGAATTGCTTTCGGATTTGACCGTTTGGCATCTCTATTTGCTGGCATTGAGTCTATCCGCGACGTCATTGCTTTCCCTAAGAATAATTCAGGACGCGATGTGATGATTGATTCACCATCGACGATTGCTGAATCACAATTAGAAGAACTAAATTTAGCACTAAAAGCAGTTGAGAAGAAATAATTCTCAGGCTCTTAATTACACATATCAAAAGGCTATCTCAAATGGGATAGCCTTTTTTCATATCGCCTCAGCTGATATAAAACAAAAAAAAGACCAACGAAAATTAATTCGATGGTCTTTACAATATCAATTAAAATAGACTACCAGTCCACTTCGTCTTCTTCCTCACTTTTATCTACAAGGCCTTTTTCACGCTTGATCATGTCCTTGTACATCGCACGCATGAATAAACAACCATGTTTAACAGCCTCATCCTTGCTTTGAAAATTAGCTTTAATCAAATGATGAGCAGTCATTTCAAGTTCCGGATCATCGGTATAATAATAAACACTAACATTCGGTCTACCACCTTTTTTCTTAATATCCAGTCCCATCCAGGTTTCAAAAACCTCACCGTCAACCTTTATATGTCGTTTAAACTTTATCATTTCAATTCTATTACTTGATAAAACAAAAGCAGAGCCTTACTTCTCTTGCTCCAAATTTTTCATTTTCTTTTCCAGATTATTTAAAAGAACCATAGTAATTGTTAGTAAAAACATAACAACCAATTCAATATAAATTCCTGTTTTATCTCCTGATTCACCTGATGAATGCAGTAAATTAAGAACACTTGCTACCATAATCAGGAAGGTAGACATTATCAAAATAAATTTAATTAGTTTCATCCTTATCAATATTGGTAATACAATTTAATTGTGACTTGTATTAAATAGCTGATGCCACAATTATCTATAAATTTTCATTTACAAAATCAGGCTTTGTTAACTCAATCTGATTTTTTACTGGATTGGCATATATCTCAAAAAAGATTTCCTTAAGTCTCTCACGATCACCATCAACCGTTCCCAATTTTTTATCCATATGTTTTAGGAACAGATCTTTTTCCTCATCGGTATAATGATCCTGATATTCGTTGGTTTGATTCAAAATGTCAAAAGCAATATAATTATCCGGCCACAGCTTAAAATTCTTATGAATTTTATAGTCGATTAATTCAGCCAGAGCCTTAAACTTATCACGACTATCGTCCATCTCCTCTATTACATCCAACATTTCCGAAATGGGTTTCCCAACTCTAAAATGCACTCTTCCCTTTTCATTGATCATCCCTTTTAGCATGCTCAACAAATCGTCCTTAGGCGTTTTCTTATAACCGACTTCAGTCTCTTTTAGGAACAACTCACGGGATTTTAATGCATCACAAGGCTCATACTCATAAGAGATAGCGACAGGAACAATTCTTAAGGCCCTAAAATGCTCAGAGAAGGTTTTACTACCACTCATCTGCAACATTTTCAACAAACTTTGCTGTGTTCTATCGTCTCCATCCTTGGTTCTTCCTTCACGCTGTGCGATCCAGACCGAAGATTTCTTTGTATTTAGCGCATACCCAATGTATGATGACAACTGATTTGAATTGACCAGCATATCTCGAACTGAGGCATTACGTTTTACAACAAAGCTCTTATTCAACTTTACCAAATCACTGATCCAGGGTTGAATCAGAAGATTAGACCCAATAGCAATCTCCGTTGTCGAAAAGTCGTTTCTATAAAGTAGAATATTTAACAGAGCAGAATCCAGAATAATATCTCGATGGTCAGAAATAAACAGATAACTCTCATTTTTATCCAATTTATCCAGCCCTTCGATGCTAATTCCTTTTGTGGTGTTTTTAATGATGTTATCTGCCAAAGGAACAATGAACATCGATTGAAAATCGTCAACCGTTTTTACCTGCGACAAGCTCGCTTCAATTTTTTCTCTGGATAAATCCGGAAATAATTGCAAGGCAAACTTTAAAAAATCATCATTCTTAATTAATCGTTCTATTACCTCTGGAACTTCAGAGTCGCAATAGGGACGTATATCATCATATTCTGATTCAGAAATCATTATCTAATCGAATTGGTTTTAAGGAACTGCAAAAATAAGTAAATAAAATGGATTATCTAAATACTGTCGCTTGATGCAAACTCATACACCTCAATATCAAATACTAAATTACAAAAGCAGCTGCAAAAATGTTTCATTTTGCAACTGCTTTCTATAAAATTGTTGTGAAAAATTCTTATTCTTCCTCGCTTAATTCCTTTTAAGACTAGTAAAATCAATAAAATCAGCAGGATTTACATTCTCTCCATTCTTCTTGACTTCCAGATGCAAATGCGGTCCTGTTGAGATACCAGATTGACCGACATAACCAATCACATCCCCTTTTTTCACTTTCTGCCCCAGATCGACATTATAACGACTCATTTGGGAATACAAACTCGCCATACCTCCATCATGTTGGATTATTATGTAACGCCCATAAGCTTTACCCTCCACATGTTTCATTTGAAGTTGCTTAACCTGTCCATCAGCTATGGCATAAATAGGTGTGCCTTGGGGAGCTGCGATATCGATTCCTTTGTGAAACAGCATCTTTTTCTTAATAGGATGCATTCTTTCGCCATAAGGTGATGTCATTCTCACATCGGCTGAAGCTTTAATAGGCATCATGAAATGACGGCCTGCTGGAATCGTTTTATCCTCCTTGTTCATAGATTTTATCTCGGAATAATTGAAACTCAACATGGAAACAAAAAGGACGGGAAGTATAAGGATCAGCCTCAGATGAGCCCATACAGATGTATTTGATTTTTTAATCATTTTTATTCGTTTTAGTGTTAATGATGATTTAAAGGCGCTAGTCAGGTTTAAATTCATTTTACTTTCTACATGCTTTAGTAAACACTGTTGATAACTAATTTTGTTTGTAGCATCAACGATACAAGCCTGATCTGCACAGTATTCATGTACCTCAACCAAAGCATTTTTAAATAGATAGATAATCGGATTAAACCAAAAGAAGGCTTTAAATAATTCGATAATAAGCAAATCGATACTATGCAACTGTTTTGAATGAATTGACTCGTGCAAAAGAATCTGCTTATTTTCTGTCTTTGAAAGAATTGACGGATTCAGAAAGACATAACTAAAGAAAGAATACGGCGAATGAGCTTGTTCCAAATAAATCAAGTTCAAATCCCCCTCTTTTTTTATTTCATTGGCTCTAATGATTTTAAAAATTGAAACTAAATTAAAAATGAATCGGCCTAAAATTGTTATAACACCGAGCACATAAAAAAAACAGATCCAAAAGCGATAACTAAAACTAAATCCTTCCGCAATATTAGGTTCTGAGAACTGTAACTGATCTTCGACAGAATTTTCAAACTCCCAAACAAATTGATTGGCTTTAGCTAATTGCTCATGATCCAGCGTAAAATTAATCGTGGGCAAAACAAAAGATAATACCAGAGCCGTTAACAAATAAAAACGATTCCTTTTCACATGCGTTTCTTTGACCAATACGAGTTGATAAAAACCATAAAAAATGGCTAAACACAGGCCTGACTTAATTGAATAAAGAATAAAATCAGTCATCGGAATTGCTTTTTTTATTTTGAATTTGTTCTTCAATTAAAGCTTTCATTTCTTCCAATTCACTTAAAGACAAATCCTGTTCTTTGGTAAAAAATGAGGCGAAACCTTTTGCCGAGTTATTAAAGAAACTTTTAATCATGCCTGACATAAACTCCCGGGCATACACTTTTTTAGGCACTAAAGGGAAATACTGATTGGTTTTACCAAAAGTTTCAAAGCCTATAAATCCCTTTTTAACCAGAATTCGAATCACGGTAGCAACAGTTGTATTAGCGGGTCGTGGTTCTGGAAATTCTGACACAATATCCTTAAGGAAAGCTTTTTCCAGCTTCCATAAGTATTGCATGATTTGTTCTTCTGCTTTTGTCAATTCTTTCATGACTCAAACATACGACTAATTAATTAGTCGTACAACTATTTTTATAGTCTCCTATTATTAAAGTTTGTTAAAGCCTTTTCAATTCTATACAATAAATACTATATTGATAACTCAAAAGTCAATTAAACACACATTTAATGAAAAACTTAAGCTTTTTATTTATCCTCGCTTTACTTTTGACTAGCTGTGCCAGTTCATATGTCACCGATCAAAACATTACAAAACCTGAGAAAGCTTACCACCATATTTTAGTGGTGAGTTTGTTCAACGATCTCAATTTGAAAAAGTTTGATAAAGAAACCTACTCTACTTCTATTAAGGATTATTTCTACGACTTGAACAGAATTGACAACCACCCTCTAATTCAAAAGAGCATTAAGGAAATGCTATCAAGTAATCGAACAATCGTGATTCCTTCTTATAAATTATTCAAGGTAAATCAAGACGTAAACTACGAGGAATTTCTGGAAACAATTGATCAAAAAGAGATTGATGCCATTCTCGTAATCAACCAACAAAATTACTTCTACGAAAAAAGAGAACGGGTAATGGAAGATGGTGAAATTCGTGTTAATGAATCTCCAAAAGCTGTTTTCAACACCTACCTGGTCGATCGAAAAAAATTGGAACCTGTATGGATAAGTCGAATTTACTCAAATGGGACATCATGGGATACACATGGTAGCATGTACAACAGTATGGGAAGGAAACTGACTAAGAAACTTATTAAATCCGGCTATATACGACCGCCATTTCAAACACGAAGTGTTCACAATTAAAATAAAAAGGGCTGTCGATACCTAAATCGACAGCCCTTTTTATATTTATATGAAATCAGAATTACATCATACCTGGCATACCACCACCCATTGGAGGCATAGCAGGAGCAGCTTCAGCTTCTTTTTCTTCTATCAATACACACTCAGTTGTTAAGAACATACCCGCAATAGAAGCAGCGTTCTCAAGAGCAACACGAGATACTTTAGCAGGATCGATAACTCCGGCTTCAATCATGTGTTGGTATTCACCAATTCGGGCATTGTATCCAAAATCAGCCTCACCTGATTTCACTTTATCAACAACAACAGCACCCTCGCCACCAGCATTTGCTACAATCTGACGCAATGGTTCTTCAATGGCACGTTTCACGATTTCGATACCTACAGTCTCGTCTTCGTTATCACCTTTAAGACCTTCTAAGGCTGCAATAGAGCGGATGTAAGCAACACCACCACCAGCAACAATACCTTCTTCTACAGCTGCACGAGTCGCACTTAAAGCATCATCCACACGGTCTTTCTTCTCTTTCATTTCGATTTCAGAAGCAGCACCTACGTATAATACAGCAACACCACCAGCTAACTTAGCTAAACGCTCTTGTAATTTTTCTCTATCGTAATCAGAAGTTGAGTTCTCAATTAAAGTTCTAATTTGAGCAACACGAGTATCAATGACATCTTTAGCACCGGCACCATTTACAATCGTTGTATTTTCTTTATCGATAGTGATCTTCTCACACTGACCTAACATCTCAATAGTTGCTTGCTCAAGCTTCAAACCTTTCTCTTCAGAAATAACCACACCACCTGTAAGGATAGCAAGATCTTCCAACATTTCTTTTCTTCTGTCACCAAAACCAGGAGCCTTAACAGCTGCCACTTTCAATGAACCTCTCAAACGGTTTACAACCAAAGTTGCCAAAGCTTCCCCTTCAACATCTTCAGCAATAATCATCAATGGACGACCTGCTTGTGCTGCTGGTTCAAGAACTGGCATCAATTCTTTCATTGTAGAGATCTTCTTATCGTACAATAAAACGAAAGGATTCTCAAGATCTGCTTCCATTTTATCACCATTTGTGATGAAATATGGTGAAATGTAACCACGGTCGAATTGCATCCCCTCAACAACTTTAACGTAAGTTTCAGTACCCTTAGCTTCTTCAACAGTGATAACGCCCTCTTTCTTCACTTTTTCCATTGCTTCTGCAATCAAAGAACCAATGGTTTCATCGTTGTTCGCAGAGATTTTTGCAACTTGTTTGATCTTCTCGTAGTTATCTCCAACTTCGATAGACTGAGCTTTGATATTCGCTACGATAGCTTCAACAGCCTTATCAATACCACGTTTCAAATCCATTGGATTCGCACCTGCTGTTACGTTTTTCAAACCTACATTTACGATAGATTGAGCCAAAACCGTAGCTGTTGTTGTTCCATCCCCTGCATCATCGGCAGTTTTAGAAGCAACCTCTTTTACCATTTGAGCTCCCATGTTTGCTCCTGCATCAGACAATTCAATTTCTTTAGCCACTGACACACCATCCTTAGTAATTTGTGGCGCGCCGAATTTACGATCGATCACCACGTTTCTACCTTTAGGACCTAAGGTTACTTTTACTGCATTTGCCAAAGCATCTACACCTACTTTTAGTAGATCGCGAGCCTCTATATTAAATTTAATTTCTTTTGACATTTCGAATAAATAAAAGATTAAAAATTAATTTGTTTCAAGTATTGCGATTAGGCAATGTATAAGATATCAGTTTGCGACATCAATAGATAATCTTCATTATCAATATTCAATTCTGTACCTGCATATTTACCGTAAAAAACGATATCGCCAGCCTTAATTTCCATCGGCTCGTCTTTTTTATCAGCACCTACCAATACTACTTTTCCTTGTAATGGTTTTTCTTTTGCTGAATCAGGAATAATAATGCCACTAGCTGTTTTTTCTTCAATTGCCACGGGAGCTACTAAAATTTTGCCCGCAAGAATTTTTCCTTTTAATTCTGCCATTTTTCTAAATATTTAGGTTTTTATTTCTTTATCTGTTCTGTCAGAATATGAATCGAAATACCCGATCAATATTCCAACATCATTTTTGTTTTTTCAAAAACAACGTTCAGCTTCTTTCATAATCTGTGCCAAATAAAAAGTGTTGCCATTTTTGCAGAATGAGACCTCAAATTCGGACAATATGCTCTTCCCTTTCCTAGTTTAGTGGTCAAAATCGATTGTCACTCAAATTCAATAACGACTTGATTCATTATTCCAGGGAAGTTTAAATATACAGCATTATTCCCAATCGATTCATTTACCAAAGAAATAAACTTTTCATACACAGACTCATAAGTTCATCTGGGATAATCAAACCGATCGTGCTGTAATTATAATTCAAGAGGACAATTGGGCGTAAAAAAAAAGTGTCAGTATGTAATGACATACTGACACTTAAATATTTTAGTAGATGTAATATAAAATTACTCTGTCTTTTCAGTTTTTTCTTCCTTAGCAGGTGCTTCAGTTGGGAAAACCGGAGTTTCAGGAGCTGTTTCAGTTTCTTGCAATTGCTGCTCGATAGCTGATTTAGGAGCACCATTGTTACTACGATCGATAGTAGCAGCAGCAGCCATACAAAGTATAAAAAGGCTCAATGCTAGCACCCAAGTTGCTTTTTCAAGAAAATCTGTTGTTTTCTTAACTCCCATTATCTGGTTCGAAGATGAGAAGTTAGAAGCTAATCCGCCTCCTTTTGAGTTTTGTACCAAAACAATTAAAACCATTAGTACACAAACTATAAGGATCAATACTGAAATAAAGGTAAACATACTTATCTATTTTTTTAATTTTTCTATTCTTTCCAATTGACTCGCAAAGTAAATATTTTTTTCGGGATTTTTCAACATTAATTTCTCATAAACAGCTATAGCCTTATCAAAAAGCTTTTGTTTAATATAAATTTCAGCCAGCGTTTCACTCATACAGCCCACATCTTCCTTCAAACTCTCCTTCGAAATATCAGTTTGATTATCAGACTTCTGATCAGGTTTTGGTATACGTGGTTCGTTTTCTATAAAGTTGGAAATCAGATCAAAATTCTTTGCAATCTTCTTCTTTTTAGGGGTCTTTTTATCTTGATTTGGAGTGGTTATTTGTACTGGTTTTACATCAGAGGAATCCAATCGTGATATCCATTCAGAAAAAGAATAGTTTTTTTGCGTTTCTGCTTCTTCTGCCTGGTTTTCATTCGATTTTAAAACATATAGATTACCCCCGAAGTCCATGTCGTAGATCTCTGATTCCAAATTTAAGTAATCAGACTTTGGCGACTTCTCCCTTTCCGGATTGGTAATCTTTTCTAGCTGAACATCTACGTCCCCTTTTTCGTTTTGCTCACTCGTTTCCAAATCAACAAAATCAATCACATCTCCCTCAACCTCATTGGGCACAT
Proteins encoded in this region:
- the groL gene encoding chaperonin GroEL (60 kDa chaperone family; promotes refolding of misfolded polypeptides especially under stressful conditions; forms two stacked rings of heptamers to form a barrel-shaped 14mer; ends can be capped by GroES; misfolded proteins enter the barrel where they are refolded when GroES binds); the protein is MSKEIKFNIEARDLLKVGVDALANAVKVTLGPKGRNVVIDRKFGAPQITKDGVSVAKEIELSDAGANMGAQMVKEVASKTADDAGDGTTTATVLAQSIVNVGLKNVTAGANPMDLKRGIDKAVEAIVANIKAQSIEVGDNYEKIKQVAKISANNDETIGSLIAEAMEKVKKEGVITVEEAKGTETYVKVVEGMQFDRGYISPYFITNGDKMEADLENPFVLLYDKKISTMKELMPVLEPAAQAGRPLMIIAEDVEGEALATLVVNRLRGSLKVAAVKAPGFGDRRKEMLEDLAILTGGVVISEEKGLKLEQATIEMLGQCEKITIDKENTTIVNGAGAKDVIDTRVAQIRTLIENSTSDYDREKLQERLAKLAGGVAVLYVGAASEIEMKEKKDRVDDALSATRAAVEEGIVAGGGVAYIRSIAALEGLKGDNEDETVGIEIVKRAIEEPLRQIVANAGGEGAVVVDKVKSGEADFGYNARIGEYQHMIEAGVIDPAKVSRVALENAASIAGMFLTTECVLIEEKEAEAAPAMPPMGGGMPGMM
- a CDS encoding 1-acyl-sn-glycerol-3-phosphate acyltransferase, with protein sequence MISESEYDDIRPYCDSEVPEVIERLIKNDDFLKFALQLFPDLSREKIEASLSQVKTVDDFQSMFIVPLADNIIKNTTKGISIEGLDKLDKNESYLFISDHRDIILDSALLNILLYRNDFSTTEIAIGSNLLIQPWISDLVKLNKSFVVKRNASVRDMLVNSNQLSSYIGYALNTKKSSVWIAQREGRTKDGDDRTQQSLLKMLQMSGSKTFSEHFRALRIVPVAISYEYEPCDALKSRELFLKETEVGYKKTPKDDLLSMLKGMINEKGRVHFRVGKPISEMLDVIEEMDDSRDKFKALAELIDYKIHKNFKLWPDNYIAFDILNQTNEYQDHYTDEEKDLFLKHMDKKLGTVDGDRERLKEIFFEIYANPVKNQIELTKPDFVNENL
- a CDS encoding M23/M56 family metallopeptidase produces the protein MTDFILYSIKSGLCLAIFYGFYQLVLVKETHVKRNRFYLLTALVLSFVLPTINFTLDHEQLAKANQFVWEFENSVEDQLQFSEPNIAEGFSFSYRFWICFFYVLGVITILGRFIFNLVSIFKIIRANEIKKEGDLNLIYLEQAHSPYSFFSYVFLNPSILSKTENKQILLHESIHSKQLHSIDLLIIELFKAFFWFNPIIYLFKNALVEVHEYCADQACIVDATNKISYQQCLLKHVESKMNLNLTSAFKSSLTLKRIKMIKKSNTSVWAHLRLILILPVLFVSMLSFNYSEIKSMNKEDKTIPAGRHFMMPIKASADVRMTSPYGERMHPIKKKMLFHKGIDIAAPQGTPIYAIADGQVKQLQMKHVEGKAYGRYIIIQHDGGMASLYSQMSRYNVDLGQKVKKGDVIGYVGQSGISTGPHLHLEVKKNGENVNPADFIDFTSLKRN
- the aspS gene encoding aspartate--tRNA ligase, which gives rise to MYRTHTCGELRIQNVKETVTLSGWVQKARDLGGMTFVDLRDRYGITQFVFDMETNPELCAQARKLGREFVVAITGTVQERQSKNSKIPTGDVEIIAEKVEVLSKSIIPPFTIEDNTDGGDELRMKYRYLDLRRNCVRENLVIRHKMGIEIRNFLDQLDFIETETPVLIKSTPEGARDFIVPSRMNPGEFYALPQSPQVFKQLLMISGFDRYYQIVKCFRDEDLRADRQPEFTQIDCEMAFVEQDDILNTFESLTKHLFKKLKDVELNFDFPKLDYADAMKYYGNDKPDTRFDMKFVDLSVIAKGNDFKVFDDAEYIGAICATGCANYTRKQLDKLTDFVKKPQIGAKGLVYVKYNEDGSFKSSVDKFYSAEHLQKWADACQAKPGDLLLILVGDRNTTLPQLSELRLEMGSQLGLRDNTKFSPLWVVDFPLLEWDEDSKRFHAMHHPFTSPKKEDLHLLETDPGAVRANAYDLVINGVEIGGGSIRIHDTDLQAQMFKHLGFTDEEAQEQFGFLMNAFKYGAPPHGGIAFGFDRLASLFAGIESIRDVIAFPKNNSGRDVMIDSPSTIAESQLEELNLALKAVEKK
- a CDS encoding BlaI/MecI/CopY family transcriptional regulator — encoded protein: MKELTKAEEQIMQYLWKLEKAFLKDIVSEFPEPRPANTTVATVIRILVKKGFIGFETFGKTNQYFPLVPKKVYAREFMSGMIKSFFNNSAKGFASFFTKEQDLSLSELEEMKALIEEQIQNKKSNSDD
- a CDS encoding co-chaperone GroES, with translation MAELKGKILAGKILVAPVAIEEKTASGIIIPDSAKEKPLQGKVVLVGADKKDEPMEIKAGDIVFYGKYAGTELNIDNEDYLLMSQTDILYIA
- the secG gene encoding preprotein translocase subunit SecG, which encodes MFTFISVLILIVCVLMVLIVLVQNSKGGGLASNFSSSNQIMGVKKTTDFLEKATWVLALSLFILCMAAAATIDRSNNGAPKSAIEQQLQETETAPETPVFPTEAPAKEEKTEKTE